From Solidesulfovibrio carbinoliphilus subsp. oakridgensis, the proteins below share one genomic window:
- a CDS encoding universal stress protein, which produces MAPQVKTILLAVDFSEAAQYLAEYASIFAKGLGARLLVLYVSPSMNRYASLYVPAANIQSLVEQILEGANRVMGEFMLGRFVGVAAEGRVEYGYAPEKILEAAGSCGADMIIMGTHGRRGVERIPFGSVAEKVVKTSKIPVLTIRPA; this is translated from the coding sequence ATGGCGCCCCAAGTGAAAACCATTCTCCTGGCCGTGGACTTCTCCGAAGCGGCGCAGTACCTGGCCGAGTACGCGTCGATTTTCGCCAAGGGCCTCGGGGCCCGGCTCCTGGTCCTCTACGTTTCCCCCAGCATGAACCGCTACGCCAGCCTCTACGTGCCGGCCGCCAACATCCAGTCCCTGGTCGAGCAGATCCTCGAGGGGGCCAACCGGGTCATGGGCGAATTCATGCTCGGCCGGTTCGTCGGCGTGGCGGCCGAGGGCCGGGTGGAATACGGCTATGCCCCGGAAAAGATCCTGGAGGCGGCCGGCAGCTGCGGGGCCGACATGATCATCATGGGCACCCATGGCCGGCGGGGGGTGGAGCGGATCCCCTTCGGCTCGGTGGCGGAAAAGGTGGTCAAGACGTCGAAAATCCCGGTCCTGACCATCCGCCCGGCCTGA
- a CDS encoding radical SAM protein, producing MSKRSSVALGTILKQSVKVAGHPWIAGRLIALEKEKFLFSALNPRAETGQARSIRQLSIRITDMCNLRCHTCGQWGDQGFLHGQNLKDLKKQEISPERYLALLEDLARNGHRPSVYLWGGEPTMYKGWLDIIERATELKMPTSIATNATGLLAAADRLAAAPMFLLQVSIDGHSAETHNAARPSAGGGDNYKVVQESLAAIKEAKKAHKTNLPLVAALVTISSANVHHLVDIYEAYKDRVDLFVYYLSWWIDEKSATAHDEDFSRRFGFKPKLHWGWVGDWTIKDHETLNTQLLEVQRRSKGFGNPAVNIIPNITGVPNLKEYYTNHESTFGFNQCISIYQAVELDSNGDMSPCRDYHDYIVGNVRDHTITELWNSESYRRFRASLHTEGLMPSCTRCCGLMGY from the coding sequence ATGAGCAAACGCAGCAGCGTCGCGCTTGGCACCATTCTCAAACAATCCGTCAAGGTGGCCGGGCACCCCTGGATCGCCGGCCGTCTGATCGCCCTGGAAAAGGAAAAGTTCCTTTTTTCCGCCCTCAATCCCCGGGCCGAGACCGGGCAGGCCCGCAGCATCCGCCAGCTGTCGATCCGCATCACCGACATGTGCAACCTGCGCTGCCACACCTGCGGCCAGTGGGGCGACCAGGGCTTTCTGCACGGCCAGAATTTGAAGGACCTCAAAAAGCAGGAAATTTCTCCGGAGCGCTACCTGGCCCTCCTCGAGGACCTGGCCCGAAACGGCCACCGGCCCTCGGTCTACCTCTGGGGCGGCGAGCCGACCATGTACAAGGGCTGGCTCGACATCATCGAGCGGGCGACGGAACTCAAGATGCCGACCTCCATCGCCACCAACGCCACGGGCCTGCTCGCGGCCGCCGACCGGCTGGCCGCGGCCCCCATGTTCCTGCTCCAGGTCTCCATCGACGGCCATTCGGCCGAGACCCACAACGCGGCCCGTCCCTCGGCCGGCGGCGGGGACAACTACAAGGTCGTCCAGGAGTCGCTCGCTGCCATCAAGGAAGCCAAGAAGGCCCACAAGACCAACCTGCCCTTGGTCGCGGCCCTGGTCACCATTTCGAGCGCCAACGTCCACCATCTGGTCGACATCTACGAGGCTTACAAGGACCGGGTGGATCTTTTCGTCTACTACCTGTCCTGGTGGATCGACGAGAAAAGCGCCACGGCCCACGACGAGGACTTCTCCCGGCGCTTCGGTTTCAAGCCCAAGCTCCATTGGGGCTGGGTCGGGGATTGGACCATCAAGGACCACGAGACGTTAAACACCCAGCTCCTCGAGGTGCAGCGCCGGTCCAAGGGTTTCGGCAACCCGGCCGTCAACATCATCCCGAACATCACCGGCGTGCCGAACCTCAAGGAATACTACACCAACCACGAGTCGACCTTCGGCTTCAACCAGTGCATCTCCATCTACCAGGCGGTGGAGCTCGATTCCAACGGCGACATGTCGCCGTGCCGCGACTACCACGATTACATCGTCGGCAACGTCCGCGACCACACCATCACCGAGCTGTGGAACTCCGAGTCCTACCGCCGCTTCCGGGCGAGCCTCCACACCGAGGGGCTCATGCCCTCGTGTACCCGCTGTTGCGGACTGATGGGGTATTGA